A window of Rhipicephalus microplus isolate Deutch F79 chromosome 8, USDA_Rmic, whole genome shotgun sequence genomic DNA:
AATAGTGTTAAAGCGTTCTTTTACTTTACTGCTTCGATTTTCCTCAACATTCGAGCTTGCAAGAACTATATACATTTTTTTACAATGTACCTTTACATGTGActcctgcggagctgaagaggCCATTGAatacgtcctgtgcagctgcacttgctatgccagctccggatggttttgaaccaactggactatagaccattctgtgtgcagaagattctggcaccttgggcgtctgcctcaattgcgcagaaagcgattaaagcactcctactttattTGAagacaaacctgagcgaccgcctgtagattgtgtgtgttcccccgaGTGTGCTTGTGATAGTGCGTACCTTCCTATCTCTCTCCGACCTTTTTTCTCCTCtgcatcccttccccagtgcagggttgcaaaccggatgtgcgtccgGTTAACTtacctgcctttccttgcatctttctctctcttttcgaaTGTATACTGACTGAAAGACTGCTCCTGCTGGAACACCTGTTTCATTCTCACAGAGTGGCGCGAAATAATGAAGCGGCATTATCATTAAGCACGCACTGCTCCGAACTGGAAGGGTGTCTGAAATTTGCGCTCGCAACTGCACAAACGCCGATCGCTTTGTTTCGTGACGAAACAAAGCGACGTGGCTGTTTCTGCGTCCACTCAATGCCTTTGAACCACATAACTGACAAATCGCGCGGACCTTGCATAAAATGTGCGTCTCTCCTGTTTCTACCAATCCATTTCTTCTCTCTTCACCCAAAACACCAACCATCATCACGCGCATCTTTTCAAGTTCAGACTGTTTGGAAGCGCAGCGGTCTGTCGGCTTACGGATATCTGCAACTGGGGAGCTATCCCACGCGATGATTCgtgtgatagatagatagatagatagatagatagcatccAAAATGGGGATTTCACGTGCCAAAACCGCGATATAATTATTAGCGACGCAGTAGTGATGTGAAAGCTCCgcaagttttgaccacctggcgttctttgacgtgcgcgTAAACTGATTTCACGGCTGCCTTGcgtttcgcctcaatcgaaatgcGGCCCCcacggccgggaatcgaacccgcgcgtTTGAGCTTAGAAGCGTAACGCCCTGCGTGATAAGCCATAGCTATACCACGGCGGGTGAAATTGGATAGCTAGACAAAAAACGAGGTGTTCCCGGAAGCACCGTCAGGAGTATGATCAGATAAAAGGAAAAAGAATGCACACGCATGTAAGAGTGCACTCTGAAGCATACGCGCATAAATGGGCGCGCATACTCGTAAACACGTGCGTGTAACACGCCGGCATGAAAACAAGCGTAGACAAACTTACATAgttgttacatcgtgcataatgaatagcacagcataaacggagacatcttgtttatttcatcttcttccttctcccccgtggcggccaccgagcgcgtgccaccgcacagcgctgtagtcggtagcgacgccttataccacatatcccctcttgcaaaaaaaaaaaaaaataaaataaaataaaaataaatggtagaaacacacaaaactgtttttgtctacttcctaacgaagtccttcaatttctttggggtcttctttttacgcttgcttttccttgcaggcgcattaaatcctggactggtcaaagcttgcgtgccgtctggtggagatgatacggggtctgccctttcatgaccatccgctcttgatgtgtcccattggggcgcactagatgaccgatcagatgcaggggaccagttcataagggcagcggtttcaggctgtaatgcatgagaagaccgattaaatgcaggtgtccagttcataacagcaggggtgcccgatttcattttgttgaccgctccggagtgaactgcgattaacttagatgcgttccacacacgcccatcgtccaaaaggtacgaggccggtccccgttttccaatgatcttcttgggcgcggaaaattgtgaagacagcttaccgtgagctgcagttgtcttaacgcgcacgtaatcaccaacgacgaaactgggttccttggctccacgtttttcatcggtgtagctcttcgagatcatttgcttctttttgacatgctctcgtagctgttcaatcgcccttgacgggtccgtgctgaagcatctgtcgggcaatcccaatatgtcaagtctggtgcgaggttggcgtcgatgaagaagaacagcgggtgtcgcaccagtagtcgcgtgaggcgtacagcgatatacttgcaggtaatcaagcatggctgttcgtacgtcacgacgttcaagcagggctagttgaatgtacgacttcagcaccctattgaatctctccaccaagccgttagcttgtgggtaatacacggaagagttgtagtgcgttattccacgctccgtgagaaactcgtcaaagcttgctgaagagaactgtggtccatgatcggatacaatactacgtgggtagccttctcgcgcaaaaagttcaagtaaaaacttcttcactgtagacgtggtcgcatctcgcacgaacgccacttcaggccacttgctataatagtcaataacagtaatcgcaaaacggcagtcggccgaagcttgcgtgaaaggtcccacaatgtcgatggcaattttttcccacgccgcgtcaggaagaggaacaggttgcagtggcgctggaaaggtacgtgcggacttgtcacaagactggcaaatcacgcatgtgcgcaccagttcttcaatgtgactatccatgcatggccaccaataggactctctcaggcgagctttggtacgactaatgcctggatgtgactcgtgggccagatccataaggcggcgtgtcaacgttgcaggcacgacaatcctgtcaccccggcataggatatcacttacaacagagagttcagccttcacgtaaaagtaaggtagcaattcttttgacagtgatttcttgtcaggccaagaagtagtcgtgaagtgcttaacttcacagataatctgatcattggcacttgcttcttgaagttctggcatggtaactacgggagacaacaaacagataaattcctcttctggtgcatcgcggattaaactctggacgggtagcctggagagagcgtcagccacgacgttttcgctacctttcctgtattcgacggtatagttgtagcagagcaaccgtgaggaccagcgcgcaatccttaatggtcggtgaccggtgcctttcgtcgaaagaagcgtaaccagcgctgcgtgatccgttcgtaagatgaaaggtcgtccccatagataaacgtgccagtgttcgcaagcccaaacacaggcaagggcctcacgttcgccgactgagtatttccgctcatgcggttgaagtgtgcgggaggcgaatgcgacagtttgcagtgaggtcccgttgtcttgctgaagtactgcacctaatccatatcctgaagcatcagttgtaacgaacacaggcaagtgaggatcgaaaagatgaagcacttcgcaagatgtgagcagagatttcaggcgctccaaactgctctgtgctgccgcactccaaacgaaagaggcttgtcctcgtagcaaggcgcgcattggctcgacaacatccgaaaaatgaggaatgaacttggaatagaagcctgcaagccccagtagcgagcggagttcgttaatatttgtaggtgatggtgcctttgttatcgcctcaatggatgacatcaacggaaataatcctttggcgctcacaacgtgacctagaaaagtcaactctgccacgtcaaagacacacttgttgttgagccggaggccagcatcagaaagacgttgcaatacagcgcgcaagtttcccaaatggtcctctcgggatcgcccatacacgatgatgtcatcaatgtaaaataggacacatttgcaccctttcaagatcatgtgcatcattttctggaacgctgatggcgccgacgccagtccgaagcaaaccctcttgaagcgaaatagtccatcgtgagtgatgaacgtggtaaggtcacggctctctaaactgagcggtaactggtgatatgcagaagctaagtctagcttcgagaaacgctgtgccccagccaggctgttcaggagctcctcagtttgtggcaaaggaaaactgtctactaccacagctttgtttggctcccgtaaatcaacacacatgcgaatcgagccgtctttttttctggctacgacaataggggagacccactcagaagagtcgacacgctcaatgatgccctgagcttctaatttctgaacttctgccgagacttgctcgcgaatgacaagtggcagtcgtctcagtttgctggccaccggttgtacagacgcgcgaactctgaccttgtgagtgaaacctctcacagttcccagctcttttgcaaataggtgctcaaactcagaacgtaattctggaggtagcaccggagtttcttgcgtcattagaagacacctgagcggtgacccttggatcttcatatccagagcagcgatgccgtctaatcccagaatggtcgttcccccaggcacaacgtatagtagaacagaagtgcatcggccgtgaaatgaggcagtagcaatgaagcatccttgtataggaattgctgcctttgaataatcgagaagctggacggatgtagacttcagtggatacgctttagaaaaatagcgttggtaaagttcttcggccaggatcgaaaccgatgatcctgtatcgatcaaaaatggtacagaaattccttctatttccaacgctgcgtaaattcccttcttacggctccagatctgacaaacacttaaatggtcgtctggatcagctgtatcgttaccttccgctacatgctgaacattcttctcaaacttccgcaatgacttgcacaccttttcaagatggccaattttctcacattgtcgacacctatgtgctttggccttgcacagagagctatttgcaaggtgtgccgtagaaccacaacgataacatacttgctctttcggagatatgcgactttgaccgtgcatgttatagcaagtacatgtgctacaatgccgttctctgtgatttgaagtatcttttacacgatgaacttgcaagtcattttgtgcaagttctcttgcttcattagtcgcttgatcatgctgtttggcaatggtaagagccttagaaagcgtgagagactcttccagcagaaggcgttcacgtaagtatccacttgtggttttctctatgagctggtcgcgtatcatgtcgtccgttagatcaccgaaattgcatgctcctacaagacttctcagcgcggtgacgtaatcagccgcagtctcacctggggcctgcgtacgttgacggaaacggtgacgcgctgcagtgacgttcaacgtggttttgaagtgaccttccagcgtcgcgatggcgcggtcgaacacatcaggactaggggacgtcagtgtacctgccgcagcgctcgcaggcacgaggcacgggtcgtcagtagtcgtcagagtctggaagatacgttgtccttccaagcccaagcagttgagcaggatcgccttccgacgaatggcaggtaggtcgaaggcgcccgaagcaaccatgtaattcttgaaagcctggatccattgctcccatggaatgtccgggtgtccaggtgacgacaggaacggaggtggcggctgtagccccgaaatactcatcgtagaagatggtaggcaataaacgagggcacagatgaggttcaggccggtagcacatgggctggtgaatcctcgtcgccaaaatatgttacatcgtgcataatgaatagcacagcataaacggagacatcttgtttatttcatcttcttccttctcccccgtggcggccaccgagcgcgtgccaccgcacagcgctgtagtcggtagcgacgccttataccacaatAGTGAATGTAGGTAGGCGAGCTTTGTTGTTTGTCAGCCTACTTAAGTATCCTTCTGATACGGATTACACCCAACTCGCTTAACGAAGAGTTTCCATAACATGGACGAGTAAAACCGACTCTTTTAGTAAACTATTTACTGGACGAATAATGCGCATATGAGATGTTGTTGCCAAATAGAAAACGCAAGTAGCGAACTTCCCTTTTTGATAAGTCGATCGTATCTTTCCGACCAAACGATTCGGAGGTCAAGTGGTGACCCGCTCGACTCGGCCTTCTTGGCAGCTATCATTTCTTAACGCGCAATATTCAGTGTTATGGAACTGCAGGAATAAATTCTTTCCTGTGTGATTTGTAGGTGAATTTGAGATGGAGGCGGAGCATTGCGAAGTCTAGCACAGATGTTCCTCGACCAGGTGAGGCATGAAAATGCAACATTCATAAATGTTCGTATTGCGTTTTTGACACAACTCAAGCAAGGAACAAGCAGTGAAAGGAACTGTACGTAAATCTGAGCTACTTCAGGTACATCACGAAGTTCGGAATCACGAAGCTCCTGGACCGTGTCAGAAAGGGAATACTGCACAGATGGCTTTCAGCTGTTCACAGTTAAATCCCGTTGGTTAAACACATCACTTGAAATTAATCGACAACCAGATGTAGTGTGTGTCCTAGTTGAGATTCAGAGAAAGGAAATGTGCCTTGCCAGGTATCgtaatttacagaaaaaaaaaataaaaatcgatGGTCGGTGAGTGCTACGGAATGGACACTAAAGGACGAGGACTGCAGCAGAGGGCTGCATTCAGTGCAGGAGGGGTGATGTAATTTACACAACCAAATGTGCAGGTAGGAGACGCCATCAGCTTGCAAAGGACAGGACAAATAGATCATTGGGAGCAGCCTTCGCCATGCTATGGACGTGATAGGCTGACGATGACGACTATAGTTGAAGGCCACTACGAAGCTGACTGTGAAGCCCCTCAGGACTTCCAAAATCGATAGTTAACTTTGATAGGCGGTTACGAGCCACACTCACCGTTGCCGTGTCTTCGAATCGCACGGTCTTCTTGGTCTTGTTGGGCGACCGGGTCCCGGCGGACGGCGGTTTCCTCATCGACGACCTCATCACTAGGGACTCCTCGGCCGTCGACCGGGAACGCACGCCGAACACCAGCCCCAGCCGGCGTGCCACCTTCATGATCCGCTGTCGAACCTGCATGGCGTCCTCGCTGTGCGGATGCGGTCGCTTCTCGTCGCACACTCCGTGTCGTGCCGATTGCCGCGAGGACGCCGGCAGCGACCTCGGCGCGATGATAAGGCTGCGGTTCATGATCTCGGGGCACCCCTCCGGAgcgatgataaggggcgcgattACGATTGCGACGCCTCTAGATTATTATGACACGCTATAGGAGCGTAACAGTGGAAGCGAACCAGCCCAGCGTAGGTAAGGATCTCTGTGTGACCAAGCGTCGTCTGCGTCCACCGACGCGCGGGCGTCCCTATGTTTACGACCGCTAGGCCTAGTGTCAGCTGTACGCTGACAAGCGTCGCACGCGCGGCTGCTTGAAAGCTTGTTTGGGGTTTCGGAGCAGCCGCATGTCGTTTTGTACCGCGCGCCTCCTCCAGACTAAGGCCGGCCTCGCCGCCAGGTGGCGGCACGAATCGGGAGAGTTGTTTGTGTTGCGTCACCTTAATGTTTTGAAAGCCAGCGCGCGGCGGTTTGAAAGCGTGTGCCGtttgtgacgttgttttttccCAGTGTGATAATCGCGCATTCCGTTATTGAATGAGAGCTGACTGTGAATGATACCGGATGCTGTGCGTACGTCAACAGCTGCGCCTGCGCCGGATGTTTGGGAGATATTCTAAGCTGCGATTTCTTTTACTGGTAAAAACTGCGCCTCGTTGAATGCTGGACCGCGAGTTGGAGCGGGTCAATTTAtgattctctttctctttttttccttcattaCTTTTCCGTATTTGCGATACATCTACAGAACAATTTGCGCCAATACCACACCGGCCGTCCAGTTTAGTATTTTGAGTGATAGCGGAAACTTCGAAATAAAAGGTCTCGACGGAATGTTTTTATCGCCTCTGCGGGATGCTGGGATTCACACGAGCGGATGGAGCGGGGTTGATGTGGATAAGCACATTTGTTTCGAATAGATGCGCGTTTGACATCAGCTATTATTGCGGTGTGGCACGTGGCATGGATTATTTGGCAGGATTGAACAAATCGGAAGACGTAATGTAAAATGGCGGATGTGAACGCAAAGCGAGAGTAGGAATAAGAGTACTAACATTTTCAATTAACGCATTATGAAGGAAATGGAACTATTCATTTCACACATTTATAATTACAATCACAAAGGTGTCACTGCGGTTGGTGCGGTGTCTGTACACGTCAACGAcgataaggtcgaaatttgcggaaccCTCAATTACGTCATCTTTCATATTCATGTCATGGCTTAGGGACGTAAAAGCCCAGATATTATTATCACTTCTCAATGTGCTTAGCTTCACCAAACaccagagaaagaaagaaaaagaaggatgaGAATTTGTTATTTGTGGAGTGAACATTATCCGACCAATATTTCGGACATAGGAACAGCTGCTTTCGAACACTAATTTCCAATCATAACTTTCTGTAGATGAGTAGCAGGCATGACGtccagtattttttttctgtgttagtAAAATCTAGGTCCCCAGAAACGCAGCGCTACCATTCCATTCACGAAACTGATATTTGTGCGTTATATTACGTGTTTAATTGATTTCGGTACTTTCTTTCGATTACGTTTTCTTTCGTTCCCTGTATACGCAACTCTTGTTCTATGAAAGTATGTCCTTTAAACAGTCTTTCCCATTCTCTGGTTTTATACTGAAGTGCCTGATTTGGTATATATGTTCCAGTGGGTCTGACGATCTGCGCATAGATCCACATTTATCGACTAGACGAGCCAAAGCACCTCCACAATGGAAGATCAGAAATAttttgtaacaatactgattgttggcctagttggtacttgcttactgacatgctttggccgcttGGAAGTGCctcttgtgcttgtcgttgagtgtttctttactttgtgtgtgtgttattttgcgGTCAAAGCATGTCAGTGAGAAAGATCAGAAATTGGCACAACACATACCTTTGAAAAAGATGCATAAAATGTCTCTAAATTTGTGTTTCACTTTAACCACTGGCTTCACGGATACCGCAGTCGTCAGTTGCGCCAGAATAAGAAATTTTAGCACACCTTCAGTGTCCTGATTGCCTTAGTGTTGGCTCCCTTGAAACAGTGAATTTTTTTGCAtgccacataataataataataataataataataataataataataataataataataataataataataataataataataataataataataataataataataataataataataataataataacttgggtttaacatttcaaaaccatgatatgattatgagagactctggAGTTCCTTAACCTGCACTTAAATCCAAGTAAACTGTCCTCAAACAttatcacctccatcgaaaatgcaaccgccacagccgggattcgatcccacgaccttcgggttagcaatAATCTCGGGTTAGCAGGAAAGGGTTATAAGTGCTAAACCTAACGACATTCCCTGGTTCAGGAACCTATTTTGTCAAAATGAAAGTTTGGTGTGGGCCAGTTCGTTCATATTTCTGTAGAAGAGcgcgagaaacaaaaaaaatggtgaaAGAGCGCAAAGATGCGTCCATTTTATTAATTAGTTTTAAAATAATATATCATGGCCATCAACTGAATTGAACACTGACATGTTCGTAGTGTCAATGCATCCGTAAATTTCGGTTAATCTAATCTTCGAATCAACACGTCACACAGGTTATATAAGAGGACAAAAGGGATGAGATGAAGAGGTTTTTTTATGCCATCTATGCATTAGAAGCAAGAAACTCTTTTACAATTGTGAATCCTTGGTATTTGGGGGCTCAAGGCTGCAGCCTCTTAAGACAGATACCTGTTCCGACTTTGTTGAAACCGCTCGTGTTTTCTCAACTGCTCTGTCCACTCCGTCTAGCGAAGTTCATCAAAACTTTGGACACGTGAATGTGGGCTTCAAAAGTTTAGAATGCGCTCTCAAGGTATACGGTGCCCACCCGCCCGTATACGAATACGAACTCTCCAATACAGCCTTGATCCGTCATGATTGGATCAGTCCGGCTGTAGCTTTGCGATGTGCAGCGCCATCAGTGCCAGGAGTGCCATGCGAAATGAACGGTCACCTGCATTTCGATTATTGGGAGTgaaaaaaattacacacacacacatttctcAGCGTGCGTTGGGCGCACAGAAAATACCGAGATGCCTTCCTTTAGGGGCGATGCCTTCTTTTAGGGAAGATACTGCCTTCCTTTAAAAGTCGAAGGTCCTagctcttagtctaaccttgtcctgcgtcaggatTAACCAAGAGAAGAcacgagaaagaaaggaaggcagtatctcccgaacagtataatagacggtgTTGTCTCATAGAAGTGCGtagaaactgcagttgagtgaagagattctagatggcgctgtaccgctactacGGCACCGTACGCGATGGTTTGTTGGTGGgacatggacgaagcagagcgacGGGCGCGGAACAGtgcggcggctcgtgctcgtcgcggggcagacaaaaagacagacagacagatggacggacggatggacgcatagacgcatgcatggatggatgcactgACAGgcgggcgcttcgccccactcatcatttttCACTCCGTgcataagctgtgatttttttctctcgtctcttcttctctcggttgcGTCTGACGCAGGACAAAGTTGGACTAAGCGGAGCTTCGCCCGTAATAAAAGGCTGTTATccagaacaaaatagaaggccACTATTCATGATGCGGTGGACACTGCGTCTCCCGATCATCagtattcacttcgtggatgtgcgtgttgcttttttcaccCCACTTTTCCATTGGCGAAATTCTCGTTTTCTCCATCGTCATTCaccactctttcactccccagtcacccttccccagtgtagagtagcaggccagagcaaactatagctcaggccgccCTCTCTACCTTTTTGTAAATaagttatctctctctctctctctctctctctctctcgctttctaGTTGGAGTGTCTATCAGCACATCAGTTGCTTAGGACGGCTTTCAACTAACAGCAGTTGTGAAAGCGATTATTAAGCACAGGGGAAGTCTATCCGTCGCGCTCGACTTGGTTTGACCGGATGAGGTGGCTCTTTCAATCCTTGCTAGCTAGCCAGGCTTTCCGATGATTTGTCATAGATGTACTCAAAAGGTGAGAATGGCAGTGCAAGAAACACTAGGACGGAAGACAGACGATTAGGACCAGCGCTCGATCTTCTAAGTGCGGAGCGCTTTAGGGGCCCAGGCTGCCAGATGCTGTCGCGCGCTGTGATCACTTGGCGTAGCCACCTGTAGCATAGCGGTTTTAAGAGTGCGTTAgcagacaagatacagaaagcaGAATTAGAGAAATGTCTCTTGTATATTGTCTGATTACGCTCTCTTATTACCGCTGTAAATCAGTTCATACTCGCCTCAAATATCTGCGTTTCTAAACATTTGTAGCATTTCGAGCGCTCGCTCGCACCCAAAAAGATAGCTCTGATTTGAAAGCGCCTCGATGATTATATCAAGAGCGAAACACTTTTGGTATAATGCACTATAACCTCAGGCGGTGGCGTCATCATGGTGTAGCACACCGAGTCCGTCTCCCCCTCACCTCACCCGAAGTTTTTTTCATCATGACATACAGAGCAAATATTGATCATTTCAAGGGGCTGCCCACCCCGAAAACAAAaaatgccccctccccccccggaAAAAAAGGCTGCCCACGCCCCTGAGTTTAAAGACCCGGGTCATCACACGCTGTCATCATCACTTGGCGTAGTGCAGCCTTGCTTGTAAAATCTCACTTAAAGTCTCACTTACGTgtaaaaatagcagaaaagatCACGCAAGTGAGaaatacaaagagagagagagaaagaaagaatgggAGCCAGTGGGAAGAGAAAGTAGAAACACCTAGAAATAGCGAAAGGAAACAAGACAAAAACAGgaaaagagagaaacaaaatTGACAAGAAGCATGGTAGGCTGCCAAGCATCGCACTTCTTTAAAGCTGGGCGCCTCCAGTACGAAACTGCCCCATGTTTTCGTGCTCCTCGCGTCTGTGTTTCGCGCTAGTCTGTCGCGGTTGACCAGCGGTTACtttgc
This region includes:
- the LOC119164481 gene encoding uncharacterized protein LOC119164481 isoform X1 is translated as MNRSLIIAPRSLPASSRQSARHGVCDEKRPHPHSEDAMQVRQRIMKVARRLGLVFGVRSRSTAEESLVMRSSMRKPPSAGTRSPNKTKKTVRFEDTATKTSSKKIFKRTVIKACRYVSLGALCSSPVLVTSFPTEPNLATSHRSSWSAWTEPVTWTHGAQMYMQ
- the LOC119164481 gene encoding uncharacterized protein LOC119164481 isoform X2: MNRSLIIAPRSLPASSRQSARHGVCDEKRPHPHSEDAMQVRQRIMKVARRLGLVFGVRSRSTAEESLVMRSSMRKPPSAGTRSPNKTKKTVRFEDTATQHNCNTLALWRCVSKTLLHPHQIQNVALVKAWFAKRAYW